CATTTGACTAGAGCGTATGAAGATTTTGCAGCAAGTGATGATTTTGCCGTAGCAGCTCAATATGCAGATGCTGTGATCGGAGGCCAGACTTTGAACCTTTCGTTCGAAGAGCTTTGGACGCCAGGAAACGAAATGAATGAAGAAGTTATATTCTCTGTACAATTCGATCCTTCTAGTATCAGCACAGCTCCATTGGAGTTGGGACATCAGCAGCAGAACTTCTTTGGATCTTATACTGGAGGTTCTGAAGTGGCTGGCGATGCTCCATATAAATCATACAATCTATGTCCTACTCGATTTGCATTGGACCTGTTCGAGCAGGGTGATGCCCGTTGGGAAGGAACTTTCATGACCGAGGTTTTTGAGAGGTACTATGATTACTTTGATGTAGAAGATCATTCTTCTCTCAACGTAGTGGAGTTTTATGAGCCTTCGTGGTTCACTACTGCAGACAGTACTGCATATGTGAGTGCGATGACACCAGAGCAAAGAGATGCTTTGACTTATCACAAGTATGGCACGCATGATCCAGAAGGAGGAGATATCTCTGCCAACTATTCTACCATTATCGTGAAGAAATTCGATGATCCAGGGTCACTTTTTGTGACTGGAGGTAGCACTGACCGAGTAAGTTCAAGAGACTTCATCGTAGCTAGATTAGCAGAGGCGTATCTAGTAGCGGCAGAAGCTTATTTAGGAGCTGGAAACACGGCTACAGCACTTGATCGCATCAATGAAGTAAGAAGCAGAGCCGGTGTGGCAGACTTCACCAGTATCGATATCGATGTGATTCTTGATGAAAGAGGCCGTGAATTGATGGGCGAATACAAAAGATGGTTCGACCTGAAAAGATCGGGTAAATTGGTTGAAAGAGCTGCTGCTCACAATCCATTGATCGAAACAGCTAGTTTCACTGGAAATGGTGGAAACCTTAAAGTATTGAGACCTATTCCTCAATCTGCAATGGATTTGAATCAGAATCAAGGGTTTGCACAAAATCCAGCGTATAGCAACTAATAAGTAACAATTGCATTGAAGATTTTGATGGCTAGTTATTTAGGATGGTTAATCAAAATCAACAATAGTTTAGTCATCAGTCGGGATTTTATATCCCGGCTGATACTCAACTGATGAAATATAGTTTGAAATCAAACTTTAGAAGTCACTTAAGAAACGAACAACTGACCAAAGCATACTGCAGAAATGAATCAGAGGGTCTTGCAAATCAAAAAATCAAATGACATCAATTAAAAATTATTCATATCAATTCCTATTGCTGTTTTTGGCAGCATGTAGCCTCGCAGGGCAACATAAGCAAGATGGAATTGAAGGAGAGCCAAAAGAATCAGCGCCACTTTACATACAAATGGCTGATTCAGAGCTCAAAAGAACACCAGATCCAAGACTATTAGATTTTCGAAGCAAGCCAAAATGGGAGTATACCAATGGACTCGTCTGTTCTGCCTTTGTGAAGGTGTATGAAGAAACTGGAGATGAAAGCTATCTCGATTATGCCAAGTATTATTTGGACTCTATGATCAATGAGGATGGTAGCATTAAGACATACAAACAGTCCGATTATAATATCGATCGCGTCAATTCAGGGAAGGTGCTCATGGAGGTGTATAAGCTAGATCCTCAACCCAAATATCAAAAGGCAATCGAGCTGCTGAGAGCGCAAATGAAGGATCATCCTCGAACTTCTGAAGGTGGTTTTTGGCACAAGAAGCGTTACCCTTACCAAATGTGGTTGGATGGTTTGTACATGGGATCCCCCTTTCTGGCGCAATATGCCGCAGAGTTTAACGAACCCGCCTTGTACGACGAGGTAGCTCACCAGATCTACCTTATTGATAAATATGCCTATGACTCAACCAAAAAATTGTATTACCATGGTTGGGACGAAAGCAGGGAGCAAAAGTGGTCTGATCCAGAAACCGGTGTTTCTCCAAACTTTTGGGGAAGAGCCATGGGATGGTTTGCCATGGCGCTGGTAGATGTATTGGATTACATGCCACAAGATCATCCGAAAAGAGATGAAGTAATTGCGATTCTAGATAAACTCGTAGTAGGTCTGATGGATTATCAGGACGAATCTGGATTATGGTGGCAGGTTTTGGACGAAGGAGGCCGAGAAGGTAACTATCTGGAAACCTCGTGTACCAGCATGTTTGCTTATAGTATTCTAAAGGGAGTTCAAAAAGGGTACCTCGATGAAAAAAATTTAATCAATGGTATGAAGGCTTATGAGGGGATGGTTGATCAGTTTATCAAAGAAAATGAGGATGGCACGATTACCTTGCAAAACGTATGTGGTGTAGCAGGTCTGGGTGGAGATCCTTACCGTGATGCTTCCTACGAATATTATGTAGGTGAGGAAATCAGAGACAATGACCCCAAAGGAGTCGGTCCCTTCATTATGGCTTCTTTGATCTATAATGACTTAAAATCTAGTCAATGATGTATTAGTTTTCATTGTTGATTAGGTTTGTCCTATAACGGTGATGCGCCGGATGTAGGACCAAATTAATAATAAAATGTGTTGCTTGTCGAAATCAAGTGTGAAGTTTGAAATCCTGCTGTTTACAGTGGGATTTCTTTTTTTGTCAGAGCTAAAGGCTCAGGACTTTCCTAGAGATACCTCTTATACGGTGGCTTCCTCGTATGCGAAATATTTGAAGAGTTTTCCTGAAATTACTATGGCCAGGGCCATTGCTGGTGAGGTGATAAAGGAGCAAAAAGATTTGGTCTATCGAGACCTGGGGAGTAGGCAGTTACATGTAGATGTTTTTAGTCCTAAGAAAATAAAAAAGAGGGCACCACTAGTAGTCATGGTTCATGGAGGGGGATGGATCTCTGGAGATAAATCTCACATGGAGGAACTAGCCAAAACATTGGCCGGTCGTGGATATGTAGCAGCTACCGTGGAGTACCGCTTGTCGCCGGAAATTGAATATCCAGCTGGTGTGCAAGATGTGAAATACGCCATTCGTTGGTTGAAATGTCAATCAAAAAAAATGAAAATTGATTCTAGTCGAGTAGCCGTCTTAGGGGCGTCCGCTGGAGGCCAGTTGGCAGCTTTGGTTGCGTATAGCTCTGGCGTTGAAAAATTCGAGGTAGAAGGAGGTCCTGATGCGTCGAGTAGGGTGCAGGCAGCGGTTGACATGGACGGGGTTCTGGCTTTTAATCATCCAGAATCTGAAGAAGGAACGGTTGCCGCCAAGTGGCTGGGCGGTACATATGAAGAGATTCCGGAGATTTGGGATGAAGCCTCAGCTCTTTATCATGTGTCTTCTGATGATCCCCCCACTTTATTTCTCAATAGCTCCTATCTCAGGTTTCATGCTGGGCAGGATGATGTGATCGAAAAACTCAATGGGTATGGAATAGAGAGCGAAGTACATCAGCTGGGTGACCGGACACCTCATACCTTTTGGTTGTTTGACCCTTGGTTTGAACCCACTGCTGATTATATCTCTGATTTTTTGGATGGCATTTTTAAAGAGTAAGACTACCGGATAAATAAGGGCTTTGCCATCCTTTTGTTAAAATTTGTATAGTGGAGGTTCTCTGTGCTTTGCTTATTTCTTTCCATTTTTGTCTCAACAATAAACTGAAAACATGATGGATAGAAAGACTTTATACCTTGTCTTAGGGTGCATGGGCGGAATGCTCGCCTTCTCATGTGGTGACCAGCAGAAAAAAACGGAAAATTCTGAGGCCATTACTCTTAATAATCCTTCCAGCTTTGATCGTAAGGAAGTAGTGGCTATTGCTTCAGCTGATGGTGTGGAATTGCCAAAGCCAGGATTTTATAGTGACACGGATTGGAAAGTAGAGGCGCAGGATCAAAATGCGGACGGTCAGACAGATCAGCTACTAGTATATGGTCAGTGGGCTGCCAATGAAAGCAAATCGCTGGATCTATCCGCCTTGAAAGTAGATGGGATAACCAAAGCCATGACGCAGGCGGAAATCTCGGTGCAACAAGGAGGTGAATGGCAGGATAGAAAATATGTGAATGGTCAGGGTTTCAAAAATGTAGATTTTCTACGCGTACCGCAGGAGCATACAGATCATTCCTATTACATCAGATACGAAGGTCCGGGACTAGAAAGTGACAAAGTAGGTTATCGTTATTACCTGGATTGGAGAAATGCGGTGGATATTTTTGGCAAA
This is a stretch of genomic DNA from Reichenbachiella ulvae. It encodes these proteins:
- a CDS encoding RagB/SusD family nutrient uptake outer membrane protein: MKNYISIITLALIFLAGCDSFLEEENKSNVTAEEFYVTEEGFDALMNANYSALRELYGQDPWMFASGTDLYVEGRNQEPNGLSRYSELTPASEGVDFIYQNAFVSVQRANTALYYADLNSDFEGINQSIGEARFMRANAYFLLVQSYGGVPLITELIDEAIVEFDRASASEVYDLIIADLEAALTLVGNGAFDGRVNQRAVQDLLAKVHLTRAYEDFAASDDFAVAAQYADAVIGGQTLNLSFEELWTPGNEMNEEVIFSVQFDPSSISTAPLELGHQQQNFFGSYTGGSEVAGDAPYKSYNLCPTRFALDLFEQGDARWEGTFMTEVFERYYDYFDVEDHSSLNVVEFYEPSWFTTADSTAYVSAMTPEQRDALTYHKYGTHDPEGGDISANYSTIIVKKFDDPGSLFVTGGSTDRVSSRDFIVARLAEAYLVAAEAYLGAGNTATALDRINEVRSRAGVADFTSIDIDVILDERGRELMGEYKRWFDLKRSGKLVERAAAHNPLIETASFTGNGGNLKVLRPIPQSAMDLNQNQGFAQNPAYSN
- a CDS encoding glycoside hydrolase family 88/105 protein, with product MTSIKNYSYQFLLLFLAACSLAGQHKQDGIEGEPKESAPLYIQMADSELKRTPDPRLLDFRSKPKWEYTNGLVCSAFVKVYEETGDESYLDYAKYYLDSMINEDGSIKTYKQSDYNIDRVNSGKVLMEVYKLDPQPKYQKAIELLRAQMKDHPRTSEGGFWHKKRYPYQMWLDGLYMGSPFLAQYAAEFNEPALYDEVAHQIYLIDKYAYDSTKKLYYHGWDESREQKWSDPETGVSPNFWGRAMGWFAMALVDVLDYMPQDHPKRDEVIAILDKLVVGLMDYQDESGLWWQVLDEGGREGNYLETSCTSMFAYSILKGVQKGYLDEKNLINGMKAYEGMVDQFIKENEDGTITLQNVCGVAGLGGDPYRDASYEYYVGEEIRDNDPKGVGPFIMASLIYNDLKSSQ
- a CDS encoding alpha/beta hydrolase, translating into MSKSSVKFEILLFTVGFLFLSELKAQDFPRDTSYTVASSYAKYLKSFPEITMARAIAGEVIKEQKDLVYRDLGSRQLHVDVFSPKKIKKRAPLVVMVHGGGWISGDKSHMEELAKTLAGRGYVAATVEYRLSPEIEYPAGVQDVKYAIRWLKCQSKKMKIDSSRVAVLGASAGGQLAALVAYSSGVEKFEVEGGPDASSRVQAAVDMDGVLAFNHPESEEGTVAAKWLGGTYEEIPEIWDEASALYHVSSDDPPTLFLNSSYLRFHAGQDDVIEKLNGYGIESEVHQLGDRTPHTFWLFDPWFEPTADYISDFLDGIFKE